The nucleotide window gagatatAGTCACACATTTTACTTCTAATAGCGCAACGGACGCTCAGGCCAACTAAAATCctcattagttgcttctaaggcccctcgctcattttgcaaagcctgttccttcaggaaattaggaccgagaccgtcctacgcaaaggatcctaaaatactcattccgttcttacagagaatccaagggatatctgtggaccaattcaaccgtcatgcggaccttttaaatactttatggtattggttgatgcattgaCACggtggtcacatgtcgcgctgttgtccactcgaaatgctgctgatgcaaaactcctcgcccagattatcagtttacgggctcactacccagatcattctattaagtcgattcgacttaataatgttggggagtttacatcgaaaaagttcaatgactattgcatgtcactggggattgatgtagagcatccagttccccatgtttatacccaaaatggtctcgcagaagctgctatcaaatGACTATAGaggatagcacggacattggttatgtgcaccaatctccctgtttctgcttggggataagcaatattgcatgcagcaacgctaattcgtctacaacccactgcaacccaatcttattctgcgttacaactagtgactggatACTAGCCTGATGTCTCGCACTTaagcatttttgggtgtgccatttatgtgcctattacgccgccacagcgtactaagatgggtccacaacaaCAAATGGGCATATAcattggatatgaatctccaaccatcgtccgctaccttgaacccttgacatgcaatctctttaccgctagatttgcggattgtcactttgatgagacattcttcccatcgttagggggagacaAGAACACATatattcaacaggaatgacaggaattgtcgtggtctgtccccactatgtctcatctctatCCCCGTATCGAACAGTccaaacttgaagtgcgaagaataatcgagctccagaacgtagcagacactctgcctgatgcattttctgatgttgccaaagtgacgagatcacacatacctgctgtaaacgtgcctgcaaggattgatgtcccaaataatggacataacgccactcctgtgacaccaggagatggcgccattgcccagaatggcaatgatgtggcatctatggccgcaggtcccgcaaggaagagCGGTAGActgattggttcgaaggatactcgccctagaaagagagcgaatgaggcacaaataaatcctttgatcatagatactcaaaatccgtcccatgagaatgttctggattatggttatgtccaagagatatcattgggggacgcctcaatgtcaaaacctatccctgagaacatagagatctctgttaattacactagtgcaCATGGgatgtgggaaagaaactccatcatcattgatgatgtatttgtgtATTCAATGGtgtgtgagattattgagaccgatgacatcgaaccatgctccgttgatgaatgccaacgtagagctgactggcgaaaatggaaagatgcgatccaggcagaacttgattctctagcgaaaagaaaggtatttggcaatgttgtaccaataccgcccaacaccaaaccagttggtcacaaatgagtattcgttagaaagcgtaatgagaaaaacgagattgtaaggtacaaagtttgccttgtggcgcaagggttctcacaacgccctggaatcgactatgaggagacctattctcccgtaatagacgtcataacgttccgctaccttgtcagtttggtagtttctgaaaaacttaacatgcagcttatggatgtggttacagcgtatctatatggggatctagatacggaaatatacatgaaagttccagatggaattcagctaccaaatcaagtggctccaaaccacggagcgcttttgcaattagattgaaacgctcactataaggattgaaacaatctggacggatgtggtataactgtctaagtgatTACTTCATTGGAAagagatatgtcaacaatgaaccatggccatgtgtgttcataaaaaggacaagttccagatttgtaatagtagcggtttatgtcgatgacatgaacataattggcacccttaaagatttaatggaaaccgctgaacacttgaaatccaattttgagataaaagatcttgggaaaacacggttttgcctcgatttAGGACTTGAGCACCGTTGAGATGGTATCCAGATTCATCAATCAGTTTATACCCAAAAAATGCTTAGGCTTTTCAACACTGACAATATTAAGCCTttaagcaccccaatggtcgtccgtagtcttgatccaaagaatgaaccatttcgtccaaaagatgacgacgaagaagtgctagaggtagaagtgccctatctaagtgcaataggcgcattattgtacttagcacaatgcacaagaccatatatctcattcgctgtgaacttgctagttagatatagctctgtgccaacacgacgtcattggactggtgttaaagatatcttccgatacctaagtggtacgatcgatatgggcttgttctatccctacagaaagaagatggattcgaacccatcTAATGTCAGGGACGCCACATATGGTGGACCGCATTCcgtctccccatcccaaaactatataaatgttttggaaggttttgctgacgctgggtacctctctgacccacacaaaggtcgttcccaaactagttatgttttcaccatgggaaagaccgcgatatcttagaggtctacaaagcagaccttagtcgctacctcttcgaatcatgcagagattattgctcttcacgaagcagtttgtgaatgtatatggcttaggtccatagttacgcatgttcgaagtaattgtggtctgaagtctaccacagatgagctaacaagcatttatgaggataatgctgcttgcattgaactaatgaagcaaggctacaccaaaggcgacaacaccaagcacatatcgcctaaattattctacaatcagcaacaacagaagctcctcaagatcaaagtgaaccaggttcgatctgaggacaatttggcagacttgtttactaagtcattgcccaaatccacgtttgagaaatatgtggcaagaattggcttgcggaaattatctgaactcccatgatcgtagtcattagggggaggcacagacattagggggagtgtctacatgttcatctcggatcgtgaaggatgtgttgtgctctttttccccttcgaccgaggttatttttgtcccactgggtttttgttactcagcaagctttttaacgaggcaatgagagaaacaccacgtttgggcaacacaagggggagtgttcaagtaaaccctaatttctgtttggcccaaactctaggttacttgctctagtggtaataggattaaattagaaagatctagattcttattcaatgtacgattactttccttgtatgatcgagattctatgcattgtaatcctttatataaagagacccctattatcaatgagaatacactgcaaattcctctcaaattcagtttctctacaacattcttattattgttaattattattattattgttgttattattgttattgttattgttgttatttttattattgttgttgttattgttgttgttattattgttattgttattgttattattgttgttgttgttgttgttattattgttattgtattattgttattgttattgttattattgttgttgttgttattattattatttttattattattattattgttaataTTGTTGCTATTATTGtcaatgataataataataataattattgttgttattattgtttttattgttgttattattgtcaatattattattatcattattattattattgttgttgttgttgttttatcATTTGTATGGGGCAATGGATGAAAAAATCATCCACGAAGATGCTGACTATATATTGTCAAAGATGGAACTTTGCGAGTTTAGTCGGTTTGAAGAATATGCtcaaatatataaaaagtaaTATTTTAAAGTAGGACTAGAATAAAACATATATTGGTTAACGCAATTTTTTCATAAACTTCCAAACCCATGGGATGAATTAGCATTAAGAAGTTATCCTGACTTCCTAaacagaataaataaaaatgataaTTTAGGTTTCAGAATAAATTTTGTTCTGAGACTTATCACTGATAAATGTGTGGAAGTAAGAGCTAAAATGCAGGTAAAAAGTCAAATTAGCAATGATGCAAGAGGCAGAAAATGTTGCGATAATATACTTAGAGAAAATTGGAAAATTGATTGTAATCCACAACCAAGATCTTCTAAAAAGAGAAGATATCAATGGAAACcatttaaaaagaagaaaatttcacaaaaagaaaaagtatataagaaagaaaaagaagatgggAAAAAACCCTAAGCATAAAAAATGCAGATGTTATATTTGTAATGAGGAAGGACATTATGCTCCAGAATGTCCTAGAAAAGGAACGAATACCAAAAAGATGGTAAAAAAGGTTGAAGAAAACAACCTAGAGATATTGTTAGGAGAAGAAATCTCTGACGATGAGCTAGAAACAGAAAGTGATAGCCAAATGAAGAAGAATTTATCTTTATGCTAAGAGAGCATATTGaagaaaattttgaggaagGACTTCagaatataaaattaaaagatgtcattggagaagaaataagcttttctAATGAACAACTACATAATTTAGAAAAAGCTAAATACTCTATAAATAAAGAAGCTATTTATAAAAATTctagatttcaaatattttctcATAGAGTATTTGAGCAATTCAGTGGAAACACCACAGCTCAATGTACTAAAGACACTATTCCAAATACATTAACATACAACACTTTTTgtacaatgaaaaaaaaaaaagtgttgtgtgatgaaggaaagtgaatcacacaacatgtttactaaacttacgttgtataaggtggttaaaattctaaaGTTTTGGtctagaaggtcattgcacaacggttacaagaataatctgttgtgtggatcaaaaaaaaaaaaaaatggcggtagatttccctcctagatagacccaaatttggctccaaattggtactTCATTGTACAACATattagttatatctgttgtatgagtgtagttTGCAAAttgtcatacaacagtttttgtttttgtgttgtatgatcaagGAAGATATATTAGAGGTTTCAATGGGTCTCCATAGGCCACTCATTCCCCCGCTCCAAACTGAACTTTGCTTACACAGAGTGGGAACTTTCCCTCCTTGCTGCCACAACTCAAATTTAATGTGTGCGGAATCAGACAACTCAACTTCATTATGTGTAGTCTGATACatgaacacaaaataaaaatagccaACAGCCGGTGCGTTTGACAACTTAATTGGCTAGGGCTAATGACTTTTTGTCTCCCACTTCATTTTTTTCCAACACCCAGACGACCAGACCGAACACCATCAAAGCACAATATCTTTTTCATCTGTCTTCTTCTCTCCCTGAAAGACAAGTACCTTCATATTCATCTACAACCTACCTTCGTGTCTAAATCAAATGCAAATCGGGCATCCAATCGAAGCGCCCAGTGGATTTCACCATCTCTACACTGAAACCTGCATCCCTGATCTCTAATCATCAACCCCTTAACTCCCGACCCCAAAATTTCTTCAACCGACGAAACCCTAACCCGCTCTCTCCAACTTATTTGCCCTCTCGTACTCCACCATACTCCAACACAATTCTTGCCTCCACAATGAACCAAAGAAGTAGTTAGCGAGGAGAGGAAGATGAATGAGAGGAAGTAGTTAGCATTCCCCACCTCTCTCTtctatcttctttctttccaagctcccctAATTCCTCTGGATCCCCCAACTCCAAACCCTATTTTTCCCTCCACCGCCTCCGTTTTCTGCGGCGTTGATCAACACTTGTCTCGGATGAGCCAGTCCTAGACCTTGTACGAGATGATGTCTGACTAGCAACACGGGGATTCCAAGTTCTCTGATCGGAATCTCCACCAAAAAGTCCACAAGCTCCTTGAATCAGTGCAGTTTTGGCTAGTTTCTGGTGATGTGAAGTTCACGGTGGTGGCCACGGACGGGTTTTGTTAACTGGTACTTctcttgtcacgcccctgatttttaatacaaataaaatcgatatataatcccataattatacatgcatgacggttcagccatcaatacaaatacttggaaaactttttctttttaaaccaagtacatattgatgccctgaacccactaatCAATATAGAATCACTCCGTAGAGTCATGTCTTacacaagtttacaaattaaattgtcgcaacaaaataataagtaaatgcttctcagagcttactacaagtgGAAGTCttaacaacggtaaagtcataatattggcttcctaccgtaataCTGCTAGCACGCCGCATcagtttcagccacgattaccctgtcCTGCAGGATTAACTCCTACACCAttaaatagtgcaccgggttgccacacaacaaacccggtaagcttatgaaagcccgtatgagtaaactcaaaaccacaaagcagaaatacattcttaagtcacctcaacctaaacacgatatgcACATATCTCACACCTACAGTCATCAATTCCATATCtttccatatcgtgcctacataagtcaactggtgactaaagcCTCATGCTCAGATTTTCAACCTAGtgtccaattacacaaattcagtcaaacaagacttcctcaagcaatgtttgatgcCATTCTAACGCACTATGGCGAATTCCAAAATCACAATCATTCCCTTCCCACTAGGtgcctttgtcatcaacatgacatcaaaggtgaaaaatcaatgaatcaccttcctatcctcaccacagagtataattcgtcaccactatggctcttaagataaatcaaaccaccaatcaataaaatcaagaagaaacaaggcaatcacatttcaaaacaagcaaaacagtTCATGGTAACCCccgcatatagtttagttcaggaggtcacattaagtcaagcaattcaaatcatagtagtCATCGtaaccccacactctgacgtccgTAGGTAACCCTGACCATTACAGCAGTCTTCTCGatcattgttaacttaataacaattctgcTAAGCTatcgagcagtcatcacactgatcatcgcacagattccaTCGGTCATGACACAGGtagatcatcacacaaatagcaattgtccagctgatTGTCACACAGATtttgctggtcatcacatagatagatcatcacacaaatagcaatcatcacaaagattcatcacactaatTTCAACAATTCATTATGCATATATTCCTATACAAGTTTCACATGGCAtccatcacaaagattcattaCACTGATTTCcatgattcattacacaaatattcctacacaagctttacatggcaatcatcacaacaattgcaccaatacatatatatatatatttcacttaaatactagccttcctgcacgcgCATCGGAAGGGCCGCGCTCAAGCGTGCGTATTGTCCTTCCTTTCTTGCTACGCATGTTTGAAATGTTATTCATGAGTGCAGTATAATTTCTGTGTTGCATATCACCTAACTCTAACCCCATACAAATATTATAAAATATTCTATATGTCTTGCGCAATCCATTAGTAAAAAACATAAAACTCTGTACAAAAACATATACAGAGATTAAGAGTATTGGAATTGATTAActaccacaaaaataaaaacatattaaATGGAAAAGAAACAGAGCTTAAGAGTACATACTGTGTATGCTTCTTTTTGTTCCACTCTTTCAAAATAAGTTTACTGAGATAAGAAGTGttcatttttattgatttttttcatgcttcaacttcatttttattgattttttttttcatgcttCAACCACATGAAAATATGGAAACACATCTCCTAAAGCTTCAGTCTCAACCATTCctacaaatagaaaaaattaCACAAAGTTACAGattgtaatataaaaaaattcaatcaaatatGTATGTTTCTAATCAATAAAAATGTTGATGTACCTATGAAGACGATCGATCATTTGTGTTTGAATGAAGCAAAACTTCTTTAAATACGACATTCTTTGTAAATACGCCATCTTCACCAACTATGGATCCTTTTTTAACTAGAACTTTTGTGGTTGACTCTGATACTCCTCTCGACAATGCAACATATAATTGTCCATGACTAAAAACATGATCTGGGAGGTAAACACCTACATGTGGGATAGTCTGACCTTGAGATTTGTTTATGGTCAAAGAGAAGCTCAGTTTGACTGGAAATTGCTTTCTTGTTAGTTGAAATGGTAGCCCAGCATTTTCTGCACTTTTCAAAGGAATTCTAGGTAGAAAAACTCTAGTCCCAGCAAACTGTCCTGTTAGTATCTCAGGATCAATCAGATTTTGGTACGAACCACGACACAACAATCTAGTACCGTTACACAATCCTAATTTAGGGTCAATATTCCTTAAAAGCATGATTGAAGCACCTACTTTAAAAGTTAACTTGTGGGGTGGTAGCCCACCTGCGGTTATTGAGTACAAAAACTCTGGTTGGTACAAATTTCTCATGTCATCTTCAACAGAGTCAAATGAGTACAATGTAATTTCTTCACCTGAAAACATATTGATTATCTTTTCATTCAACACGTCCACATCATCATTTATAAGAGTAATCAATGCTCTGTCCACCATGTATCTTGCATCATCTACATGATCACCCAAATTGGGGAAAACTTCATCTATAATTTGATTGATAGATTGGTCACTTTCCCATGGAACCACCATGCATTCTGGTAATCTCCTTATTTCTTCGTTAATGACTTGTTCACTCCCATCGCCAACACGAAGTAGAAATTCTGCAAATTGGTGGTCATTTATGGATCTCCTATTTTGTCTCAATCTCAATATCTTTGTTTGTACCCAAAATGTTGCTTTCACAATGGAGGCTTGAATGAGTTCAGACCTCGTTCCTTTAGGAATAACAGGGAGAACTTGACGAAAATCTCCACAAAAAATCATTATCTTTCCACCAAACGGTAATTCGACATCCATTATGTCTCGAAATGTTCGATCAAGTGCTTTAAACACATGTCGATGTGTCATAGGTACCTCATCCCAAATAATTGCAGTGGAATCTTGTATTAGTCGTGCTAGAGCAGACTGTTTACTTATGGAACACATGGATGATGCATCTACATTGAGTGGAATCTTGAATCTAGAGTGAGCTGTCCTCCCGCTGGACAATAAATTTGCAGCAATTCCAGATGATGTTGTGGCTAAGACTATATGACTCATTCTTCTCAACTTTTCTAACAATGTACGATATAAGTACGTCTTCCCAGTACCTCTAGGACCATCAATAAAAAATAATGCACTTTCTCTTCCCTCAACTACGGCCATTATGGTGTTGAATGCAATCATATGGTCATTGTTAAGGTGGTCAATtgcatcaatatctttgtgcgggatatttatagaaatttcatcTTCATACATCTCGGTATTCCTAGAGTATCTTCTGGCTCACTTGTCATTTCAGGCAGATCAAATTCTCCAGTGCCCTTATTAAATTGTTCTAGCATTCTGTTTAGATCTCAAAGTAGCCTGTTTCTAACAGAAATATCGACAATATCACTTGAAGAAGAATAATCTTCAATCATGAAAGGATAAAATTCATCCCACAATCTTCGAACACCAGTTGGTTGACTATACACCAAAATTGTAACGAATAATATTCTCAAAGCTGATGGCATTCTAATTGCAGAGGCCTCTAATAGACATTGTCAGATGCTATTGTCATCTTCCAGCAAACCTCGTTTCTCTACCGCTTCCATAAAAGTAGTTTGCAGGACTCCATTAATAGTAAGCAAATCACGAAATGATCTCGGTCCTCTTATCTGATTGAGAAGGACACGTAGGTAACATTTCTCACCTTCGGATGGTGAAACACTATATATTGTTCCAATTACCTTGTAGTTGTTCCTTCTTTTCACCCAAGCTTTGTGCTTACTATCCCACCTATAGTATTGAGGGAATTCTCGATATAGATATCATCTTGCTTCCGGATCCATACGGTTCATGGTGAAATATTCAGTAAGCATAGACTTCTGTGCATGCTAATCTGCTAGAATGTCTTCTACAGTCTCATTTGCATCGAATTTGATTTGTTGCGTGTTTGGAAGATGTATTTGTAATCTGTCGACTGTTGGATATATTTTGTTCATTACAAATTTAAATATCCTCTATAAAGCCTCTGGTGTACAAACCCACCTTGCATTGACAAATTGTCTTATTTCATCGAACTCTGGGTCAGATTGCACTTCAACTGCAACTCTATCAGGACCTTTGTAGACATACTTATATAAGTATTTGACATTCTTTATGCTCCCACATATTTCAACATTGATGTGACAATCATACCGTAGTACCAACCACGGGTTATAAGGAACAACCCAACTATTATCCACCATTGTGTCTCCAGATCTACGTAGAGGGACTGGTAAGTGACTTGCTCGTCTTCGATATATAGGATATGCATCGTTTCCTTGCACAGTGAAATTTGCAAATGATTTTGGATAACTTTTATTGCATCTCCCATTTTTCATTCATGAAGACTGTTGGTTAAAGGTTCCACATGGACCATGAATCATATGTTTCAACAACAGATCATAAAGTTGAGGCTTTTCATCTTTATCTGGTATTTCTGCTCTAACAATGCGGTCATAATCTTCAGGGTTATTAAGCTTATCATTTTCATCCAACATGAGCAGCATGTGTACATGTGGTAGGCCCCATTTATGAAATTCAATGACGAAAGCATGAGCAATAACTCTTCCCAATACCCCTTTGGTGATGATGTCTTCTTTTAGTTGCTCAAGTTTTGAACAAAATACCCTGACCTCTAAATCTGGACGATCTTGTGATGTTTGTCCAGGGAGTAGCTCACTTTTAATTTCTTCCCAATTCGGGTTACACATCATAGTGATAAACAAATCTAGTCTGCCATACTTTTGAACCAAAGCCATCGCATCTTGGTACCGTTGGTACATATCATGTGGACTTCCAACAAATGATGATGGCAGAATTGTCCTATCACCGACGTTACCTAAGAAAATGTGAATCTATATTATATATTTCTACAATTGTACAATTGAAAAACTTACATATCTGATATATAGGTGAAAGTAAAATATTAATTCTTACCTGCATTGTTTTCCCCAACAATAAAAAAGTCTTGAAGTCCTTGATAAAATTCTTTCCTAATTATATCTTGATTACTGCGAAGCCATCTGAGTTTTTGTGATTCAATTTTCCCGTAATTATCTACAACATACTGTTGTAAGAGCCGTTTGCCTCGAAGTAGAGGATTTTCATCACCTGGGCACATCTGcacaatcattttttttttatttagcaGGTATTTAagtaggatttttttttaaatttaatgcAATAGGAActaaagttgaaaaaaaaatgtactaaCCTGTAACATATATGCATAATAGTCGCAACATGACATAGGTCTTCCATTCTCATCATGACTATTAATATCCCACCCATATGTTCCATAAGGTAATAACATAGGATACTGCATGGGGTCGTAATATTCGACCGAGTCTTTAACATTCCAGAGTCTTCCACTAATTGTTTGGACAATTAAATCTCTTCCATTCGGATTGATGTCGCCCCCTCCTACTATAATAGCAGCAACTTGTGATGCAGATGGCAAACAATACTGATG belongs to Rosa chinensis cultivar Old Blush chromosome 4, RchiOBHm-V2, whole genome shotgun sequence and includes:
- the LOC112199185 gene encoding ATP-dependent DNA helicase PIF1-like, whose product is MYEDEISINIPHKDIDAIDHLNNDHMIAFNTIMAVVEGRESALFFIDGPRGTGKTYLYRTLLEKLRRMSHIVLATTSSGIAANLLSSGRTAHSRFKIPLNVDASSMCSISKQSALARLIQDSTAIIWDEVPMTHRHVFKALDRTFRDIMDVELPFGGKIMIFCGDFRQVLPVIPKGTRSELIQASIVKATFWVQTKILRLRQNRRSINDHQFAEFLLRVGDGSEQVINEEIRRLPECMVVPWESDQSINQIIDEVFPNLGDHVDDARYMVDRALITLINDDVDVLNEKIINMFSGEEITLYSFDSVEDDMRNLYQPEFLYSITAGGLPPHKLTFKVGASIMLLRNIDPKLGLCNGTRLLCRGSYQNLIDPEILTGQFAGTRVFLPRIPLKSAENAGLPFQLTRKQFPVKLSFSLTINKSQGMVETEALGDVFPYFHVVEA
- the LOC112199186 gene encoding uncharacterized protein LOC112199186 encodes the protein MQYPMLLPYGTYGWDINSHDENGRPMSCCDYYAYMLQMCPGDENPLLRGKRLLQQYVVDNYGKIESQKLRWLRSNQDIIRKEFYQGLQDFFIVGENNAGNVGDRTILPSSFVGSPHDMYQRYQDAMALVQKYGRLDLFITMMCNPNWEEIKSELLPGQTSQDRPDLEVRVFCSKLEQLKEDIITKGVLGRVIAHAFVIEFHKWGLPHVHMLLMLDENDKLNNPEDYDRIVRAEIPDKDEKPQLYDLLLKHMIHGPCGTFNQQSS